A portion of the Vibrio coralliirubri genome contains these proteins:
- a CDS encoding molecular chaperone TorD family protein, protein MIIDTHKLLGSLFYQATSKEQLITIVEALVESEVLSEECLQALRSEDEEALAEEFSRLFEGVGDMPAPPWGSVYLDKDRVVFGASTVEYRQFLELNQIELDTGLREPEDQFGLMLFAHAYLLENNNINSAGELLEGHLLTWSSVYLEKLNKTSELSFYKKLSVDVIDWLKYLTSEYNLNVTTKKLYID, encoded by the coding sequence ATGATTATCGATACGCATAAATTATTGGGTTCGCTATTTTATCAAGCGACAAGTAAAGAACAGTTAATCACCATTGTTGAAGCTTTGGTTGAGAGCGAAGTGCTCTCTGAAGAATGCTTGCAGGCATTGAGAAGTGAAGACGAAGAGGCGCTCGCAGAAGAGTTCAGCCGCCTGTTTGAAGGCGTTGGAGACATGCCAGCTCCGCCTTGGGGTTCTGTGTACCTAGATAAAGACCGCGTTGTGTTCGGCGCTTCTACGGTTGAGTATCGCCAATTTTTAGAATTGAATCAGATTGAATTAGACACTGGGTTAAGAGAGCCGGAAGATCAATTTGGTTTAATGTTATTCGCTCATGCGTATTTGTTAGAAAATAATAATATTAATTCAGCTGGTGAATTACTCGAAGGCCACTTATTAACTTGGTCTTCTGTTTATTTAGAAAAACTAAATAAAACATCAGAGCTATCTTTTTATAAAAAGCTATCGGTTGATGTAATAGATTGGCTTAAGTACTTAACATCTGAATATAATTTAAACGTTACTACTAAAAAGTTATATATCGACTAA
- a CDS encoding IS5 family transposase gives MPKPRYKTTNWKQYNRSLINRGSLTFWIDEEAISGWAQSKQNKRGRPRRFSDLAITTALMVKRVFSMPLRALQGFIDSIFRLAHVPLSCPHYTCISRRAKQVEVSFKTKTRGAIQHLAIDATGLKVYGEGEWKVKKHGTDGKRRVWRKLHIAVDTNTHEIIAAELSLSTVTDGEVLPNLLKQTRRSILEVSGDGAYDTRACHAAIKIKGAIALIPPREGAAFWERGHPRNFAVGCQKLYDSNKYWKERYGYHKRSLSETAMYRVKQLLGGKLSLRNYNAQVGETYAMIKALNKLTGLGMPETCRID, from the coding sequence ATGCCTAAGCCTCGTTATAAAACAACCAACTGGAAGCAATACAACCGATCACTCATTAACCGTGGTTCTCTGACTTTTTGGATTGATGAAGAAGCAATAAGCGGATGGGCGCAAAGCAAACAGAATAAGCGCGGTAGGCCGCGTCGGTTCAGTGATTTAGCTATCACGACAGCACTCATGGTCAAACGAGTTTTTTCTATGCCATTGAGAGCGCTGCAAGGATTTATCGACTCGATATTTAGGTTAGCCCATGTACCGTTAAGTTGTCCGCATTACACCTGCATCAGTCGTAGAGCCAAGCAAGTTGAGGTTTCATTTAAGACTAAAACGAGAGGAGCGATACAGCACCTAGCCATTGATGCTACTGGCCTTAAGGTTTATGGCGAAGGTGAATGGAAAGTCAAAAAACATGGGACGGATGGCAAGCGTAGAGTCTGGCGAAAGCTGCATATTGCAGTCGATACCAACACTCATGAGATCATTGCCGCCGAGCTAAGTTTATCGACGGTTACAGATGGAGAAGTACTCCCGAACTTACTGAAACAAACACGCCGAAGTATCCTTGAGGTGTCTGGTGATGGCGCTTACGACACGAGAGCGTGTCACGCTGCTATTAAGATTAAGGGAGCTATTGCGCTTATTCCCCCAAGAGAAGGGGCTGCCTTCTGGGAGCGTGGTCACCCTCGAAATTTCGCCGTGGGTTGCCAGAAATTATACGACTCAAATAAGTATTGGAAAGAGCGGTATGGATACCACAAACGTTCACTCTCAGAAACAGCGATGTATCGAGTTAAACAGTTGCTAGGAGGGAAACTGAGCTTAAGAAATTACAATGCCCAGGTGGGTGAAACTTACGCGATGATAAAAGCGTTGAACAAGCTTACTGGGTTAGGTATGCCTGAAACTTGTCGTATTGACTAA
- the yfaE gene encoding class I ribonucleotide reductase maintenance protein YfaE, giving the protein MPTIKINKLTSIESNPSNTLLETMEQAGLEPEYNCRDGHCGACRCTLDSGEVEYVGFAMAYTQGNEILPCICKAKTELSLSNVIHRNKQKRA; this is encoded by the coding sequence ATGCCAACAATCAAAATCAACAAACTGACTTCAATTGAATCTAACCCTTCAAACACTCTATTGGAAACAATGGAACAAGCGGGGTTAGAGCCAGAATACAACTGCCGAGATGGTCACTGTGGCGCTTGCCGCTGCACGTTGGATTCTGGTGAGGTCGAGTACGTTGGTTTTGCTATGGCTTACACTCAAGGTAATGAGATATTGCCTTGTATCTGTAAAGCAAAGACTGAGCTATCGCTGAGTAACGTTATTCATAGAAACAAGCAAAAACGCGCATAA
- the napF gene encoding ferredoxin-type protein NapF, which produces MSEQINSNRRGFLTRLSKPVKAAANYEEISQRLHARPPRAVDEVLFERLCDGCGLCEQACPNSVIEMLEGSALLNLDYNSCSMCNKCTEVCLTGALHQTVTPYIDLKPSFADSCNNYMQMDCSACQAACSSGAIHIEVGELPTVDKDKCNGCGECRSACYIGSVTLNLTQQ; this is translated from the coding sequence ATGTCTGAACAAATAAATTCAAATAGACGCGGTTTCTTAACTCGACTTTCTAAACCGGTTAAAGCAGCCGCGAATTATGAAGAGATATCACAGCGCTTGCATGCAAGACCGCCAAGAGCCGTCGATGAGGTGCTGTTTGAGCGTCTTTGTGACGGTTGTGGACTGTGTGAGCAAGCGTGTCCGAATAGCGTTATTGAGATGCTAGAGGGCAGTGCGCTACTGAATTTGGATTACAACAGTTGTTCTATGTGCAACAAATGCACGGAAGTGTGCCTGACTGGCGCTCTTCATCAAACGGTCACGCCTTATATCGACCTCAAGCCGAGCTTTGCTGATAGCTGCAATAATTACATGCAAATGGACTGTTCAGCATGCCAAGCTGCGTGTTCATCAGGTGCGATACACATCGAAGTGGGAGAGTTGCCTACAGTGGACAAAGATAAATGTAACGGCTGTGGAGAGTGCCGAAGCGCTTGTTATATTGGCTCTGTGACTCTTAACCTGACTCAGCAATAA